The proteins below come from a single Dendropsophus ebraccatus isolate aDenEbr1 chromosome 15, aDenEbr1.pat, whole genome shotgun sequence genomic window:
- the BMP2 gene encoding bone morphogenetic protein 2 translates to MVTGIRSLLLLLLYQVLLSGCTGLIPEVGRRKYTESGWASPEESQGILNQFELRLLNMFGLKRRPTPGKNVVIPHYMLELYHLHSAQLADNQDKPPMDYQKERAASRANTVRSFHHEDSLEDFPEEGDKTVRRFFFNLTSIPNEELVTSAELRIFREEVQESFENDSSKALRINIYDIIKPAAAASRGPVTRLLDTRLIHHNVSRWESFDVTPAIIRWIAHRQPNHGLVVEVTHLDYEKKLTKRHVRISRSLLPDKERWSQIRPLLVTYGHDGKGHPLHKREKRQARHRQRKRLKSSCRRHPLYVDFSDVSWNDWIVAPPGYHAFYCHGECPFPLADHLNSTNHAIVQTLVNSVNSNIPKACCVPTELSAISMLYLDENEKVVLKNYQDMVVEGCGCR, encoded by the exons ATGGTAACTGGGATTCGTTCTCTGCTCCTTCTGCTGCTTTATCAGGTGCTGTTGAGTGGTTGCACCGGCCTTATCCCAGAGGTAGGCAGGAGGAAGTACACAGAGTCCGGCTGGGCATCTCCTGAGGAGTCACAGGGCATCCTCAACCAGTTTGAGCTTCGCTTACTTAATATGTTCGGTTTGAAGAGGCGTCCAACCCCTGGCAAAAATGTGGTAATCCCTCACTACATGCTGGAATTGTACCATCTGCACTCAGCCCAGCTGGCTGACAACCAAGACAAGCCCCCCATGGATTATCAGAAGGAGCGTGCAGCCAGCCGGGCAAATACAGTCAGGAGCTTCCACCATGAAG ATTCTCTAGAagattttcctgaagaaggaGACAAGACCGTTCGGCGTTTCTTTTTTAATTTGACTTCAATTCCTAATGAAGAGCTCGTTACATCTGCCGAACTTCGGATTTTTCGGGAGGAGGTTCAAGAGTCCTTTGAAAATGACAGCAGTAAAGCTCTTCGTATTAATATTTATGACATTATtaaaccagctgctgctgcctctaGGGGACCTGTCACGAGACTGTTGGACACCCGACTGATCCATCATAATGTAAGCAGATGGGAAAGCTTTGATGTCACACCAGCTATTATAAGGTGGATTGCACACAGGCAGCCTAACCATGGGTTGGTTGTAGAAGTGACTCACTTAGACTATGAGAAAAAGTTAACTAAAAGACATGTGAGGATAAGCAGGTCTTTATTGCCGGATAAAGAACGTTGGTCCCAGATAAGGCCACTTTTAGTAACTTACGGCCATGATGGCAAAGGACACCCTCTACATAAAAGAGAAAAACGGCAagcaaggcacaggcagaggaAACGGCTCAAATCAAGTTGTAGAAGACATCCGTTATACGTGGACTTCAGTGACGTTAGCTGGAATGACTGGATTGTTGCGCCACCTGGGTACCATGCTTTCTATTGCCATGGAGAATGCCCGTTTCCCCTGGCAGATCATTTAAACTCTACGAATCATGCCATTGTACAGACATTGGTGAACTCTGTTAATTCCAACATCCCTAAAGCTTGTTGCGTCCCTACAGAACTTAGTGCCATCTCCATGCTCTACCTTGATGAAAACGAAAAAGTGGTTCTGAAAAACTATCAGGACATGGTTGTGGAAGGGTGCGGGTGCCGTTAA